A single window of Drosophila suzukii chromosome 3, CBGP_Dsuzu_IsoJpt1.0, whole genome shotgun sequence DNA harbors:
- the LOC118877425 gene encoding cuticle protein 10.6, whose amino-acid sequence MFKLIALISALCAVANAGLISPYSHGYGLGYGHALAPAYAAPAVISHAPIIKSYAAPIVAHPVATSYANTYKVATKSYPVVHAAPLVHAAPLVHAVPALHSTSTYHGSYGGYGSYGLGYSGYGHGGYLH is encoded by the exons ATGTTCAAGCTG ATCGCCCTCATCTCTGCCCTGTGCGCCGTGGCCAATGCCGGTTTGATTTCGCCCTATAGCCATGGCTATGGATTGGGATACGGACACGCCCTGGCTCCGGCCTATGCCGCTCCTGCCGTGATCTCGCATGCCCCCATCATCAAGAGCTACGCCGCTCCGATTGTGGCCCATCCGGTGGCCACTTCGTATGCCAACACCTACAAGGTGGCCACCAAATCCTACCCGGTGGTCCATGCCGCTCCCCTGGTCCATGCTGCTCCTCTGGTCCATGCCGTTCCCGCCCTGCACTCCACCTCCACCTACCATGGATCCTACGGCGGCTACGGCAGCTACGGTCTGGGATACTCCGGCTACGGACATGGTGGCTACCTGCACTAA
- the LOC108019382 gene encoding uncharacterized protein: MFKNSKSAWICVLMCLGSPAWGSFHHGPSTVGVPVGVPVPVPVPVPSPYPVPSPVAVPAPVAVPVSDTVTIPAVYNAHQAFAYGTEEHYAPAPPPAIFKYSSSYAAPQPVIKYSLGAPVTTTTTTYTGFAAPPTSHFAAAPPVQFAAPPPPQFLTRYAAPPTGYQFAAAPSFGRYKLHFGAPPPPSYHHSPAAVYGAPPPTFNTQGW; this comes from the exons atgttcaaaaattCCAAA aGTGCTTGGATATGTGTTCTGATGTGTCTTGGCTCTCCAGCCTGGGGAAGTTTCCATCATGGCCCATCGACGGTGGGTGTACCCGTGGGTGTTCCTGTTCCAGTGCCAGTTCCGGTGCCCTCTCCATATCCGGTTCCATCGCCAGTGGCTGTTCCCGCTCCAGTGGCAGTTCCCGTTTCAGATACTGTGACAATCCCAGCGGTTTATAATGCCCATCAGGCATTTGCCTATGGAACGGAAGAGCATTatgctcctgctcctccaccGGCAATCTTTAAATATTCATCATCATATGCTGCCCCCCAGCCAGTCATCAAATACTCCCTGGGAGCTCCAGTGACCACTACCACCACCACATATACAGGATTTGCTGCACCACCAACGTCTCATTTtgcagcagcaccaccagtTCAATTTGCAGCACCACCTCCACCACAATTCCTAACGAGATATGCTGCCCCGCCCACTGGTTACCAGTTTGCAGCCGCCCCCTCTTTCGGAAGATACAAACTCCACTTTggagcaccaccaccaccatcatATCATCATTCTCCGGCTGCTGTTTATGGAGCTCCCCCACCAACGTTTAACACTCAGGGCTGGTAA
- the LOC108019377 gene encoding uncharacterized protein, whose protein sequence is MAPKVSVKTSVCEDNLRFYYNEKHFQLTCVWIVLLQLLSLALGDVSHLDYSITPSAQLGYYHYPAPNRPALQRTQRTQYQQIQSQQYPQVAQQFAEPALEQAAFTQALTSQGYVFGAPSSQLQVAPSAPQPQQVARPSVPLGSATITGRSITSSADANSLNLKLPVPFGIAPLNVAQLPLQAGAPYASVPRTTGLTSYGTPQIQRR, encoded by the coding sequence ATGGCGCCAAAAGTGAGTGTTAAAACAAGTGTGTGTGAAGATAACTTAAGGTTCTATTATAATGAAAAACACTTTCAGTTGACCTGTGTGTGGATTGTACTATTGCAGCTTTTGAGCCTGGCTCTGGGAGATGTCTCCCACTTGGATTACTCTATCACACCAAGTGCCCAGCTGGGCTACTACCATTACCCCGCCCCCAACCGACCAGCTTTGCAACGGACACAGAGAACCCAGTACCAACAGATCCAGAGCCAGCAGTATCCCCAAGTGGCCCAACAGTTTGCCGAACCCGCCTTAGAGCAGGCTGCTTTCACCCAGGCTTTGACCAGTCAGGGTTACGTATTTGGAGCACCTTCGTCCCAGCTTCAGGTGGCTCCCTCGGCTCCACAGCCCCAGCAGGTGGCCAGACCATCAGTTCCCTTGGGTTCTGCAACCATAACGGGTCGCTCCATAACCTCAAGTGCGGATGCCAACTCCCTGAATCTCAAGCTGCCAGTGCCCTTTGGCATTGCTCCCTTGAATGTGGCCCAACTGCCACTCCAGGCTGGAGCCCCCTATGCCAGTGTGCCCCGGACAACAGGCCTCACCTCCTATGGAACACCGCAGATCCAGAGGCGCTGA
- the LOC118877377 gene encoding cuticle protein 38, translating to MYKFLVLAALVACSAAKPGVVAPLAAPLAAPLAYANAPLYAAGGSSQVDVRNNYDGTLSSYTTAPFEFAGPYSSRYVSGVPAAPAVVAKYAAAPLAAAAYSAPLAAAPLAAAPYATPYAAAAYSAYPYASPYAAPYLASPYAAPYAAPYAAPFAAAAPAPVVV from the exons ATGTACAAGTTT TTGGTTCTCGCTGCCCTCGTTGCCTGCTCCGCGGCCAAACCAGGAGTTGTGGCCCCACTGGCTGCTCCATTGGCTGCTCCTCTGGCCTACGCCAATGCTCCTCTGTACGCCGCCGGTGGCAGCAGCCAGGTGGACGTCCGCAACAACTACGACGGCACCCTGTCCTCCTACACCACCGCCCCCTTCGAGTTCGCCGGCCCCTACTCCAGCCGCTATGTGTCCGGAGTCCCAGCTGCTCCCGCCGTGGTGGCCAAGTACGCTGCTGCTCCTCTGGCCGCCGCCGCCTACTCCGCTCCTCTAGCCGCTGCTCCTCTGGCCGCTGCTCCTTATGCCACGCCCTACGCCGCCGCCGCCTACTCCGCTTACCCCTACGCCTCTCCCTATGCCGCCCCCTACCTGGCATCTCCCTACGCCGCCCCCTACGCCGCTCCCTACGCCGCTCCCTTCGCCGCTGCTGCCCCTGCTCCAGTGGTGGTCTAA
- the LOC108010529 gene encoding uncharacterized protein produces MWQLTWSFALAFLLVGGEAKPSQLFNHHFNHFDPHHVGHFDGHHLNHLESFHGLPHHLDYAVQESVLPPPAPLLPPVAPPPAFAPPPPVYGPAPPVFGQAPPVYGPAPPVFAPAPLLPAPAPLLPAPAPLLPAPAPLLPAPAPLLPAPASFFPAPAPLVPSPAFLPAAAPLPVPEFHVPSVTHQVLPPLLEAVPFAPTYRAIPGPKTTTHRVSIGYAFPKLLAAPHAHLKALPLKLAHHHHHSLF; encoded by the exons ATGTGGCAACTAACATGG TCCTTCGCCTTGGCTTTCCTTCTGGTGGGTGGTGAGGCCAAGCCCTCCCAGCTCTTCAATCACCACTTCAACCACTTTGATCCTCATCATGTGGGCCACTTTGATGGGCATCATTTGAACCACTTGGAATCCTTCCATGGTCTGCCGCACCACCTGGATTATGCGGTGCAGGAATCGGTTCTTCCTCCACCGGCTCCTCTGCTTCCTCCGGTGGCTCCACCACCAGCCTTTGCTCCTCCACCACCCGTTTATGGTCCTGCACCACCCGTTTTTGGACAAGCACCACCTGTTTATGGACCAGCACCACCAGTATTCGCTCCTGCTCCTCTATTACCCGCTCCTGCACCACTTTTACCTGCCCCTGCACCACTTCTACCCGCTCCTGCACCACTTTTACCCGCTCCAGCACCACTTTTACCAGCTCCTGCATCCTTTTTCCCCGCTCCTGCACCACTTGTACCCTCACCAGCTTTCCTGCCAGCTGCTGCACCACTTCCAGTTCCGGAGTTCCATGTGCCCAGTGTCACCCACCAAGTGCTGCCACCACTCCTGGAGGCAGTGCCCTTTGCACCCACCTATCGAGCCATCCCAGGACCCAAAACCACCACCCATCGAGTGTCCATCGGCTACGCCTTCCCCAAGCTGCTGGCCGCGCCCCACGCCCACCTGAAAGCCCTGCCCCTGAAGTTGGCCCATCACCATCACCACTCGTTGTTCTAG